The DNA region AATAGAATAGCCGCATTTATTTACGAGCCCGTTGTACAAGGTGCTGCGGGGATGAGAATGTATAACCCCGAAGGTCTAGATGCTATTATCAAACTTGCAAAACATTATGGAGTCCTCTGCATTGCGGATGAAATTTTTACAGGTTTTGGACGTACAGGCCCCCTATTTGCTTCAAATTACATGTCGACCCCTCCCGATATTATCTGTCTGTCAAAAGGATTAACAGGTGGGTTCCTTCCTTTAGCAATTACAGCAACCTCTGAAGCAGTTTATCAACAATTCGTATCACAACAAAGAGACAAGTCCTTTCTTCATGGTCATACATATACAGCTAATCCTCTAGGATGTGCTGCTGCATCTGCATCTTTAGACCTTACACTCTCACCAAGATGCCAAGATCAGCGTACCATGATCGAGAATTGTCATAAGGAATTCCAGAAAAGCTATGGATCACAGTGGCAACGGTGTCATGTTTTAGGAACAATTTTAGCTTTGGATTATCCAAGTTCCTCCTCTGGATATTTCTCTGATTTACGAGATCCTCTTCATCACTTCTTCTTAAAACAAAAAATTCTTTTGCGTCCTTTGGGAAATACTATTTATGTTGTACCTCCCTATTGCATTAGTAAAAAAGATCTTAAAACAATTTATCATTGCCTTCAGGATACCCTATGCTTACATCTAAAATAACAACATTCATATCCTATGCCGAACAGCTATCGAATCTCCTTGAATCAATCGTAGAATCAGATGAGTTACATGCTAAGTGGATCAATACCCTATCATTTTTAGAAAACTGTGGAGCAAAGAAGATATCTCTTAGTGAGCACCCAACTAAAGTACAAAAAGAAGTTCTTAAACATGCTTCAGAAGAGTTCCGTCATGCTTTTTATCTGAAGACACAAATCTCAAAAATTCCTAATCAAATGCTACCTAACTATTCTCTTAACAGAATATTAGGGGGATTTGCGTCTTTACATTATTTGAATAACTTGGACTTATACACATGTAGACTGCTAAAAAATCGCTACTGTCTTCTAGGACAACAGCTTAAAACTACAGCCTATATTCTCGTTACATCGGCTATAGAAATACGAGCATCAGAGTTATATCCATTATATCAGGACATACTTAAATCGAAGCAAAGTAAAATAACAGTAAAATCTATCATCCTAGAAGAACAAGAACATTTAAAAGAAATGGAGAATGAACTTACACACATTCCCCATTACGAAACTCTTTTATCCTATGCATGTCAAATTGAAAGCAATCTTTGTTCCAATCTCATCAATACTTTAAAAAATGATGTACAGTTATTTTATCATTCAATCTAGTAATGGTTGTCGAAAATCTTAGACTAGAAATAGACGGTTCAGGCAACCTTTCTTCTTAGGTAAATAAATAAGTCCAAGAATAATGCTTATTTATAAGATATTGCCCTCTTCAGTTTGTGGGAATGCTTGTATTCCTCCTTCTAAGTCGCATACTCTACGGGCCGTTCTTTGGGCGGCCGTTTCTCAAGGAAACTCATACATATACAACTATCTTCCCTCTCCTGATACTGTATCTATGATACTATCGTGTCAAAAAATGGGTGCAGATAT from Chlamydia ibidis 10-1398/6 includes:
- the bioA gene encoding adenosylmethionine--8-amino-7-oxononanoate transaminase; this translates as MKSMASYIWHPFYQPRLDPEPLHIVRGSGAYLYTADETKYLDAISSWWCNLHGHAHPFIAKKIAQQARQLEHVIFANATHPPAIDLVNKLIPILPKGIKRCFFSDNGSCAIEVAIKMATQYFHNQRIKKQSFVCLRDGYHGDTIGAMSLVAPTVFSQPFHRLLFKSDIIDPPIYGQEEKSIKQAESLFSTNRIAAFIYEPVVQGAAGMRMYNPEGLDAIIKLAKHYGVLCIADEIFTGFGRTGPLFASNYMSTPPDIICLSKGLTGGFLPLAITATSEAVYQQFVSQQRDKSFLHGHTYTANPLGCAAASASLDLTLSPRCQDQRTMIENCHKEFQKSYGSQWQRCHVLGTILALDYPSSSSGYFSDLRDPLHHFFLKQKILLRPLGNTIYVVPPYCISKKDLKTIYHCLQDTLCLHLK